A stretch of Phragmites australis chromosome 12, lpPhrAust1.1, whole genome shotgun sequence DNA encodes these proteins:
- the LOC133886247 gene encoding 1-acyl-sn-glycerol-3-phosphate acyltransferase PLS1-like, whose product MLHSSISHLPSPFPSPRTIKPGFSNNIHPPHHTPPTIKLQIRLACPVLFVAGGAATTEPPLAGAEGGGGARWRALPASPPVPPACTPRLEVAAAGMAVPLVLVVLPIGLLFLLSGLIVNIIQAILFMSIRPFSKSFYRRINRFLAELLWLQLVWVVDWWAGVKVQLHADEETYRSMGKEHALIISNHRSDIDWLIGWILAQRSGCLGSAIAVMKKSSKFLPVIGWSMWFAEYLFLERSWAKDEKILKRGLQRLKDFPRPFWLALFVEGTRFTPAKLLAAQEYAASQGLPAPRNVLIPRTKGFVSAVSVMRDFVPAIYDTTVIIPKDSPQPTMLRILKGQSSVVHVRMKRHAMSEMPKSDEDVSKWCKDIFVAKDTLLDKHLATGIFDEEIRPIGRPVKSLLVTLFWACLLLYGAFEFFKWTELLSTWKGVGFIVAGMALVTAVMHVFITFSQAERSSSAKAARDRVKKD is encoded by the exons ATGCTTCATTCCTCCATCTCCCATCTCCCATCTCCATTTCCATCTCCTCGCACAATAAAACCTGGATTCAGTAACAACATCCATCCACCCCACCACACCCCCCCTACAATAAAACTCCAAATCCGCCTCGCGTGCCCCGTCCTCTTCGTCGCCGGCGGAGCAGCCACCACTGAACCGCCGCTCGCGGGagcagaaggaggaggaggagctcggtGGCGAGCACTTCCCGCCTCGCCTCCCGTTCCGCCTGCCTGTACCCCGAGATTGGAAGTGGCGGCGGCCGGCATGGCGGTCCCGCTCGTGCTCGTCGTGCTCCCCAtcggcctcctcttcctcctctccggcCTCATAGTCAACATCATCCAG GCCATCCTATTTATGTCAATAAGGCCCTTCTCGAAGAGCTTCTACCGGCGGATCAACAGATTCTTAGCTGAGCTTCTGTGGCTTCAGCTGGTATGGGTTGTGGACTGGTGGGCAGGCGTTAAG GTACAACTGCATGCTGATGAGGAAACTTACCGATCAATGG GTAAAGAGCATGCACTGATCATATCAAATCATCGGAGCGATATTGATTGGCTTATTGGATGGATTTTGGCACAG CGCTCAGGATGCCTTGGAAGTGCTATCGCTGTCATGAAGAAATCATCAAAGTTCCTTCCA GTTATTGGCTGGTCGATGTGGTTTGCAGAGTACCTCTTTTTGGAGAGGAGCTGGGCAAAGGATGAAAAGATACTAAAG CGGGGCCTCCAAAGGTTGAAAGACTTCCCCAGACCATTTTGGCTAGCCCTTTTCGTTGAGGGTACTCGCTTTACTCCAGCAAAGCTTCTGGCAGCTCAGGAGTATGCAGCTTCACAGGGCTTGCCGGCCCCTAGAAATGTACTCATTCCACGTACTAAG GGATTCGTGTCAGCTGTAAGCGTTATGCGAGATTTTGTTCCAGCTATTTATGATACAACAGTTATAATTCCAAAAGATTCACCTCAACCAACAATGCTGCGGATTTTGAAAGGGCAATCATCAGTG GTACATGTTCGCATGAAACGCCATGCAATGAGTGAGATGCCAAAGTCAGATGAGGATGTTTCAAAATGGTGTAAAGATATCTTTGTAGCAAAG GACACGTTACTGGATAAGCATTTGGCAACAGGCATTTTTGATGAGGAGATTAGACCAATTGGTCGCCCAGTGAAATCATTGCTG GTGACCCTATTTTGGGCATGCCTCCTTTTGTACGGTGCCTTCGAGTTCTTCAAGTGGACCGAACTCTTATCTACATGGAAAGGAGTAGGGTTCATTGTTGCTGGAATGGCATTGGTAACAGCGGTCATGCATGTGTTCATCACGTTCTCTCAGGCGGAGCGGTCGAGCTCAGCCAAGGCGGCACGGGACCGTGTCAAGAAAGATTGA
- the LOC133886695 gene encoding heterogeneous nuclear ribonucleoprotein 1-like, which translates to MEADAGKLFIGGISWDTNEDRLREYFDKYGEVVEAVIMRDRATGRARGFGFIVFADPAVAERVIMEKHMIDGRMVEAKKAVPRDDQHALSKSGGSAHGSPGPSRTKKIFVGGLASTVTEADFRKYFEQFGTITDVVVMYDHNTQRPRGFGFITYDSEDAVDKALFKTFHELNGKMVEVKRAVPKELSPGPSMRSPVGGFNYVMGRTNSFLNGYTQGYNPSPVGGYGMRMDTRFGLVSGGRSSYPSFGAGYGIGVTFDPGMNTGIGGTSSFNNNLQYGRQLNPYYSGNSGRYNSNVNYSGVNDNTGSVFNSLARNLWGNSGLNYSSNSASSNSFVSSGNGGLSGIGNNNVNWGTPPVPAQGASSGSGYGSGNFGYGSNENNFGLGSNAYGRNAGSGGVNTFNQSSNGYARNFGDSSGGGGSIYGDTTWRSGSELDGTGPFGYGLGNSASDVTAKSSAGYMGH; encoded by the exons ATGGAGGCGGACGCCGGGAAGCTGTTCATCGGCGGCATCTCGTGGGACACCAACGAGGACCGTCTCCGTGAGTACTTTGACAAGTacggggaggtggtggaggcCGTCATCATGCGCGACCGGGCCACCGGCCGCGCCCGCGGCTTCGGGTTCATCGTGTTCGCCGACCCAGCCGTCGCTGAGCGGGTCATCATGGAGAAGCATATGATAGACGGGCGCATG gTGGAGGCCAAAAAAGCTGTTCCTAGGGACGATCAGCATGCACTTAGCAAGAGCGGTGGCAGTGCTCATGGATCACCTGGGCCCAGTCGCACCAAGAAGATATTCGTCGGTGGTCTAGCTTCTACCGTGACAGAGGCAGACTTCAGGAAGTATTTTGAACAGTTCGGGACGATCACTGATGTTGTTGTGATGTATGATCACAACACGCAGCGTCCTAGAGGATTTGGGTTCATCACGTACGATTCAGAAGATGCCGTGGACAAGGCATTGTTCAAGACCTTCCATGAACTGAATGGTAAGATGGTTGAAGTCAAGAGGGCTGTTCCCAAGGAACTATCACCTGGACCTAGCATGCGCTCTCCTGTCGGTGGATTCAACTATGTCATGGGTAGGACCAATAGCTTCCTCAATGGATATACCCAAGGTTACAATCCGAGCCCAGTAGGTGGCTATGGAATGAGGATGGACACAAGGTTTGGGCTTGTATCGGGCGGTCGCAGTAGTTATCCTTCTTTTGGTGCTGGTTATGGAATTGGTGTGACTTTTGACCCAGGGATGAACACAGGTATTGGGGGAACCTCTAGCTTCAACAATAATCTCCAGTATGGACGGCAGCTCAATCCATACTACAGTGGAAATTCAGGTAGATACAATAGTAATGTCAACTACAGCGGAGTCAACGATAATACTGGTTCAGTGTTTAACTCGCTGGCTCGTAATCTATGGGGTAATTCAGGTCTTAATTACTCTTCCAACTCCGCAAGCTCTAATTCCTTTGTCTCATCTGGAAATGGGGGCCTTAGTGGAATTGGGAACAACAACGTGAACTGGGGAACCCCTCCTGTGCCTGCTCAAGGTGCTAGCAGTGGCTCTGGCTATGGTAGTGGAAATTTTGGTTATGGATCCAATGAAAACAACTTTGGTCTGGGTTCCAATGCTTATGGAAGGAATGCTGGATCAGGTGGTGTCAATACTTTCAACCAATCAAGCAATGGATATGCAAGGAACTTTGGAGATTCATCAGGAGGTGGTGGCTCCATCTATGGAGACACAACTTGGAGATCTGGATCTGAGCTTGATGGAACCGGCCCATTTGGTTATGGGCTTGGGAATTCAGCTTCAGATGTTACAGCAAAGAGCTCAGCAGGTTACATGGGGCATTGA